One Clupea harengus chromosome 11, Ch_v2.0.2, whole genome shotgun sequence DNA window includes the following coding sequences:
- the slc6a19b gene encoding solute carrier family 6 member 19b codes for MKLQLPNPGLEDRILSHEQLERLEVEEAGDRPKWDNKTQYMLTCVGFCVGLGNVWRFPYLCQSHGGGAFMIPFLILLVLEGVPLLHLEFAIGQRLRKGSLGCWRTVHPYLLGVGLASMCVSLLISLYYNTIIAWILWYFFNSFQEPLPWSQCPVNANNTGLVSECERSSPVDYFWYRQTLNTTSVIDDTGGLQWWMALCLVSAWAVLYVCCIRGIETTGKAVYVTSTLPYVVLTIFLIRGLTLKGSVDGIKFLFTPDLNELANPSTWLDAGAQVFYSFSLAFGGLISFSSYNSVHNNCEQDAVIISIINAFTSIYAATVIYCIIGFRATERFDDCLSGNILALMNAFDLPEGNVTTDNYDQVVTMFNSTSPDVIQTLHLKTCNLNTFLSEGVEGTGLAFIVFTEAITKMPLSPLWSVLFFIMLFCLGLSSMFGNIEGVLVPLQDLNVFPKKWPKEAITGLTCLVCCLVGLIFVQGSGNYWLALFDSFAGSIPLLIIAFCEMVGVVYIYGIDRFNDDLVFMIGHKPNIFWQVTWRFISPLIMLLIFVFYFVTTVTKELSYIAWDPDSDNFPTLEEKPYPGWIYAIIFILAGIPSLCVPGAAIYKMIQNHCCKKENEDKTQMVNSVSFQMQDDVSKANS; via the exons ATGAAGCTTCAGCTCCCCAACCCAGGCCTGGAGGACAGGATCCTGAGCCATGAGCAACTTGAGaggctggaggtggaggaggccgGGGACAGGCCCAAATGGGACAACAAAACCCAGTACATGCTGACCTGCGTGGGCTTCTGTGTGGGGCTGGGCAACGTCTGGCGCTTCCCCTACCTCTGCCAGAGCCATGGAGGAG GGGCCTTTATGATCCCTTTCCTGATCCTGCTGGTCCTCGAGGGGGTCCCCCTACTGCACCTGGAATTTGCCATTGGCCAGCGGCTGAGGAAAGGCAGCTTGGGGTGCTGGAGGACAGTACACCCCTACTTGCTTGGAGTTG GCCtggcatccatgtgtgtgtctctcctgatCAGTCTGTACTATAACACCATCATTGCCTGGATCCTGTGGTATTTCTTCAACTCGTTTCAGGAGCCTCTGCCATGGAGCCAATGTCCTGTTAATGCAAACAATACAG GCCTGGTGTCCGAGTGCGAGAGGAGCTCTCCTGTGGATTACTTCTGGTATCGGCAGACGCTCAACACCACTTCTGTCATTGATGACACGGGGGGCCTGCAGTGGTGGATGGCGTTGTGTCTGGTGAGCGCCTGGGCTGTGCTCTACGTCTGCTGCATCCGGGGCATTGAAACCACAGGGAAG GCAGTGTACGTCACCTCAACACTCCCCTATGTCGTACTCACCATCTTTCTGATCCGAGGGCTCACTCTAAAAGGTTCTGTGGATGGAATTAAGTTTCTCTTCACACCGGAT TTGAATGAATTAGCAAACCCCTCCACTTGGCTGGACGCAGGTGCTCAGGTGTTCTACTCTTTCTCTTTAGCCTTCGGGGGGctcatctccttctccagctaTAATTCAGTGCA TAACAACTGTGAGCAGGACGCAGTGATCATCTCCATAATCAACGCTTTCACATCAATCTACGCGGCTACTGTCATTTATTGCATCATCGGCttcagagcaacagagagatttgatgacTGTTTAAGTGG GAACATTCTTGCTCTAATGAACGCCTTTGATCTTCCTGAGGGGAATGTCACCACGGACAACTATGATCAGGTTGTGACGATGTTCAATAGCACAAGTCCAGATGTCATCCAAACACTCCACCTTAAAACCTGTAATCTGAACACTTTCCTGAGTGAG GGAGTCGAAGGGACGGGTTTGGCCTTCATTGTGTTCACCGAGGCCATCACAAAGATGCCATTGTCTCCTCTGTGGTCCGTCCTGTTCTTCATCATGCTCTTCTGCCTCGGCTTGTCCTCCATGTTCGGCAACATTGAGGGAGTGTTAGTTCCGCTTCAGGATCTCAATGTTTTTCCCAAGAAATGGCCCAAAGAGGCTATCACAG GCCTAACCTGTCTCGTCTGCTGCCTGGTGGGCCTCATATTTGTCCAAGGGTCAGGAAATTACTGGCTTGCCCTCTTTGACAGCTTTGCGGGGTCCATTCCTTTGCTCATAATTGCCTTCTGTGAGATGGTCGGCGTGGTGTACATATACGGCATTGACAG GTTCAATGACGACCTGGTGTTCATGATCGGCCACAAGCCCAACATCTTCTGGCAAGTCACGTGGCGATTCATCAGCCCCCTCATCATGCTGCTGATCTTCGTCTTCTACTTTGTCACCACCGTCACCAAGGAGCTCTCCTACATCGCCTGGGATCCAGACTCT GATAACTTCCCCACTCTGGAGGAGAAGCCATACCCAGGGTGGATCTATGCCATCATATTCATCTTGGCTGGCATCCCTAGTCTTTGTGTGCCAGGCGCTGCTATTTATAAGATGATACAAAACCACTGTTGCAAGAAGGAAAatgaagacaaaacacaaatggtCAACAGCGTTTCTTTCCAGATGCAGGATGACGTGTCAAAGGCAAACTCATGA